The following are encoded together in the Lathyrus oleraceus cultivar Zhongwan6 chromosome 3, CAAS_Psat_ZW6_1.0, whole genome shotgun sequence genome:
- the LOC127130999 gene encoding uncharacterized protein LOC127130999: MANGGFPFQMPMLTKNNYDNWSIKMKALLGAQDVWDIVEKGFNEQDEASLSQGVKETLRESRKRDKKALFLIYQSVDEDTFEKISNATTAKEAWDKLQTCNKGVEQVKKIRLQTLRGDFERLFMEESESISDYFSRVLAVVNQLKRNGEDVDEVKVMEKILRTLNPSFDFIVTNIEENKDLKTMTIEQLMGSLQAYEEKQKRKIKQKEAMEQLLQLNIKEANYANYKSQRGRGRGQDRGRG; the protein is encoded by the coding sequence ATGGCGAATGGAGGTTTCCCTTTTCAAATGCCAATGCTCACAAAGAACAACTATGACAATTGGAGTATCAAGATGAAGGCGCTACTAGGAGCTCAAGATGTGTGGGATATCGTTGAGAAAGGCTTCAATGAGCAAGATGAAGCCTCGCTAAGCCAAGGTGTAAAGGAGACATTGAGGGAGTCAAGAAAGAGAGACAAGAAAGCTCTCTTCCTCATTTATCAATCGGTGGATGAAGATACATTTGAGAAGATCTCCAACGCAACGACGGCCAAAGAAGCATGGGACAAACTTCAAACTTGCAACAAAGGAGTGGAACAGGTGAAAAAGATTCGTCTTCAAACTCTTAGAGGTGATTTTGAACGTTTATTTATGGAAGAGTCCGAGTCAATTTCTGATTATTTTTCTCGAGTATTAGCCGTAGTCAATCAACTTAAAAGAAATGGTGAAGATGTTGATGAGGTAAAAGTCATGGAGAAAATACTTCGCACTTTAAATCCAAGTTTTGACTTCATTGTTACCAACATTGAAGAAAACAAGGATTTAAAGACCATGACTATTGAGCAACTCATGGGTTCCTTACAAGCATAcgaagaaaaacaaaagagaaaaattaaaCAAAAGGAGGCCATGGAGCAACTACTACAACTCAACATAAAGGAAGCAAATTATGCGAATTACAAGAGCCAAAGAGGACGAGGTCGTGGCCAAGATCGTGGGCGTGGGTGA